From Drosophila subpulchrella strain 33 F10 #4 breed RU33 unplaced genomic scaffold, RU_Dsub_v1.1 Primary Assembly Seq354, whole genome shotgun sequence, the proteins below share one genomic window:
- the LOC119559774 gene encoding phosphatidylinositol transfer protein beta isoform isoform X1, with amino-acid sequence MQIKEFRVTLPLTVEEYQVAQLFSVAEASKENTGGGEGIEVLKNEPFTDFPLLGGKYNSGQYTYKIYHLQSKVPAYIRLLAPKGSLEIHEEAWNAYPYCRTIITNPGYMNKNFKVDVYSQHIENDIGTIENVHELTPDKLKMRDVVHIDIANDPVLPADYKPDEDPTTYQSKKTGRGPLVGPDWKKNVDPVMTCYKLVTCEFKWFGLQTRVENFIQKSERRLFTNFHRQVFCSTDRWYGLTMEDIRAIEDQTKEELDKARQVGEVRGMRADAD; translated from the exons CCGTGTGACTTTGCCATTGACTGTGGAAGAG TATCAAGTTGCACAATTATTCTCGGTGGCCGAGGCGTCAAAGGAGAACACGGGAGGCGGCGAGGGCATCGAGGTGTTAAAGAACGAACCCTTTACAGACTTCCCCCTGCTGG GTGGGAAATACAATTCCGGtcaatatacatataagaTCTACCATCTGCAATCAAAAGTTCCAGCCTACATTAGACTACTGGCACCAAAGGGCTCTTTGGAGATCCACGAGGAGGCATGGAATGCCTATCCCTATTGTCGAACGATTATCACG AATCCTGGTTATATGAATAAAAACTTCAAAGTAGACGTATATTCGCAACATATAGAAAATGACATTGGCACTATTGAGAAC GTGCACGAGCTGACGCCGGATAAGCTGAAAATGCGAGATGTGGTGCACATCGACATTGCCAACGATCCGGTGCTGCCTGCGGACTACAAGCCCGATGAGGATCCAACCAC CTACCAGTCAAAGAAGACGGGCCGCGGTCCCCTGGTGGGACCCGACTGGAAAAAGAATGTCGATCCTGTCATGACCTGCTACAAGCTGGTCACGTGCGAGTTTAAGTGGTTCGGCCTGCAAACAAGAGTAGAGAATTTTATACAGAAATCGGAGCGCCGCCTCTTTACAAACTTCCATCG ccaagttttcTGTTCAACCGATCGCTGGTACGGTCTAACAATGGAGGACATCCGCGCCATCGAGGATCAGACGAAGGAGGAGCTGGACAAGGCGCGGCAGGTGGGCGAGGTGCGGGGAATGCGCGCGGACGCCGATTAA
- the LOC119559773 gene encoding cryptochrome-1, whose product MATRGANVIWFRHGLRLHDNPALLAALADKDQGIALVPVFIFDGESAGTKSVGYNRMRFLLDSLQDLDDQLQLATEGRGRLHVFEGEPAHIFRRLNEQVRLHRICIEQDCEPIWNERDETIRSLCRELSIDLVEKVSHTLWDPRTVIDTNGGIPPLTYQMFLHTVQIIGLPPRPAADPRLDDASFVELAPELRRSLGYFEDMPTPEHFNVYGDNMGFLAKINWRGGETQALLLLEERLKVEQHAFERGFYLPNQALPNIHDTPKSMSAHLRFGCLSVRRFYWSVHDLFKNVQLRACVRGVQMTGGAHITGQLIWREYFYTMSVNNPNYDRMEGNEICLTIPWAKPNEDLLQRWRLGQTGFPLIDGAMRQLLAEGWLHHTLRNTVATFLTRGGMWQSWEHGLQHFLKYLLDADWSVCAGNWMWVSSSAFERLLDSSLVTCPVALAKRLDPEGAYIKQYVPELMNVPKEFVHEPWRMSADQQEQYECLIGVHYPERIIDLSMDVKRNMLAMKALRNSLITPPPHCRPSNEEEVRQFFWLADVAV is encoded by the exons ATGGCCACGCGAGGAGCAAATGTGATTTGGTTTCGCCACGGATTGCGGCTGCACGATAATCCCGCCCTGTTGGCCGCCCTCGCCGACAAGGATCAGGGTATAGCCCTAGTTCCCGTTTTCATATTCGATGGGGAGAGTGCCG gtACCAAGAGCGTGGGTTACAACCGGATGAGATTCCTGTTGGATTCGTTGCAGGACCTTGATGACCAGCTGCAGTTGGCCACCGAAGGACGTGGACGTCTCCACGTCTTCGAGGGTGAACCGGCGCATATCTTCCGGCGGCTAAACGAGCAAGTGCGTCTGCACAGGATCTGCATAGAGCAGGATTGTGAGCCCATTTGGAATGAGCGCGATGAGACCATCCGTTCTCTATGCCGGGAGTTGAGCATCGACTTGGTTGAAAAGGTGTCTCATACGCTGTGGGATCCGCGCACGGTGATCGACACCAATGGTGGCATTCCGCCGCTCACCTACCAGATGTTTTTG CACACGGTGCAAATAATTGGGTTGCCGCCCCGACCCGCTGCCGATCCTCGACTGGATGATGCCTCCTTCGTGGAACTGGCTCCAGAGTTGCGTCGGAGTCTTGGTTATTTCGAGGACATGCCTACGCCGGAGCACTTCAACGTGTACGGCGACAATATGGGCTTTCTGGCCAAGATCAACTGGCGCGGTGGGGAAACGCAGGCCTTACTTTTACTGGAGGAGCGACTCAAGGTGGAGCAACATGCCTTTGAACGGGGTTTCTATCTGCCCAACCAGGCGCTGCCCAATATCCACGATACGCCCAAGTCAATGAGTGCCCATCTGCGCTTCGGTTGCCTTTCGGTGCGTCGCTTCTACTGGAGTGTCCATGATCTCTTCAAGAATGTTCAGCTGCGTGCCTGTGTCCGCGGCGTTCAGATGACTGGCGGTGCCCATATCACGGGTCAGCTGATCTGGCGGGAGTACTTCTACACCATGTCGGTGAACAATCCCAACTACGATCGCATGGAGGGCAATGAGATCTGCCTGACCATCCCGTGGGCCAAGCCGAACGAGGACCTGCTGCAGCGTTGGCGCCTAGGTCAGACGGGATTCCCGCTCATCGATGGCGCCATGAGACAGCTCCTGGCCGAGGGATGGCTCCACCACACGCTGCGCAACACGGTGGCCACTTTCCTCACGCGCGGCGGAATGTGGCAGAGCTGGGAGCACGGGCTGCAGCACTTCCTGAAGTATCTCCTGGACGCCGATTGGTCGGTTTGCGCCGGCAACTGGATGTGGGTCTCCAGCTCGGCCTTCGAGCGGCTGCTGGACTCCTCGCTGGTCACCTGCCCGGTGGCCCTGGCCAAGCGACTTGACCCCGAAGGAGCCTACATTAAGCAGTACGTCCCGGAGCTGATGAATGTGCCCAAGGAATTTGT CCACGAGCCCTGGCGAATGTCCGCCGATCAGCAGGAGCAGTACGAGTGCCTGATCGGGGTCCACTACCCGGAGCGCATTATCGACCTCTCCATGGACGTGAAGCGCAACATGCTGGCCATGAAGGCGCTCCGGAACTCGCTAATCACCCCGCCCCCGCACTGCAGGCCCTCCAACGAGGAGGAGGTGCGCCAGTTCTTCTGGCTTGCCGATGTGGcagtttaa
- the LOC119559774 gene encoding phosphatidylinositol transfer protein beta isoform isoform X2, which produces MQIKEFRVTLPLTVEEYQVAQLFSVAEASKENTGGGEGIEVLKNEPFTDFPLLGGKYNSGQYTYKIYHLQSKVPAYIRLLAPKGSLEIHEEAWNAYPYCRTIITNPKFMKEAFKIIIDTLHVGDAGDSENVHELTPDKLKMRDVVHIDIANDPVLPADYKPDEDPTTYQSKKTGRGPLVGPDWKKNVDPVMTCYKLVTCEFKWFGLQTRVENFIQKSERRLFTNFHRQVFCSTDRWYGLTMEDIRAIEDQTKEELDKARQVGEVRGMRADAD; this is translated from the exons CCGTGTGACTTTGCCATTGACTGTGGAAGAG TATCAAGTTGCACAATTATTCTCGGTGGCCGAGGCGTCAAAGGAGAACACGGGAGGCGGCGAGGGCATCGAGGTGTTAAAGAACGAACCCTTTACAGACTTCCCCCTGCTGG GTGGGAAATACAATTCCGGtcaatatacatataagaTCTACCATCTGCAATCAAAAGTTCCAGCCTACATTAGACTACTGGCACCAAAGGGCTCTTTGGAGATCCACGAGGAGGCATGGAATGCCTATCCCTATTGTCGAACGATTATCACG AACCCCAAATTCATGAAAGAGGCTTTCAAAATAATCATCGACACTCTGCACGTCGGCGATGCGGGCGATTCAGAAAAT GTGCACGAGCTGACGCCGGATAAGCTGAAAATGCGAGATGTGGTGCACATCGACATTGCCAACGATCCGGTGCTGCCTGCGGACTACAAGCCCGATGAGGATCCAACCAC CTACCAGTCAAAGAAGACGGGCCGCGGTCCCCTGGTGGGACCCGACTGGAAAAAGAATGTCGATCCTGTCATGACCTGCTACAAGCTGGTCACGTGCGAGTTTAAGTGGTTCGGCCTGCAAACAAGAGTAGAGAATTTTATACAGAAATCGGAGCGCCGCCTCTTTACAAACTTCCATCG ccaagttttcTGTTCAACCGATCGCTGGTACGGTCTAACAATGGAGGACATCCGCGCCATCGAGGATCAGACGAAGGAGGAGCTGGACAAGGCGCGGCAGGTGGGCGAGGTGCGGGGAATGCGCGCGGACGCCGATTAA